From Ailuropoda melanoleuca isolate Jingjing chromosome 8, ASM200744v2, whole genome shotgun sequence, a single genomic window includes:
- the LOC100468636 gene encoding olfactory receptor 10K2: MEQGNETLVREFTFLGFSSLAGLQQLLFIAFLPLYLFTLGTNAIIISTIMLDRALHTPMYFFLAVLSCSETCYTFVIVPKMLVDLLAQKKTISFLGCAIQMFTFLFLGCSHSFLLAAMGYDRYVAICNPLRYTELMGHRVCVGLVAAACACGFTIAQIITSLVFHLPFRSSNQLHHFFCDISPVLKVASHHTHLSQIVIIVLCALVLVIPLLLILVSYIHIISAIVQFPSTLGRYKAFSTCASHLIVVTIHYGCASFIYLRLKSTSSSSQDALISVSYTVLTPLFNPLIYSLKK, translated from the coding sequence ATGGAGCAGGGCAATGAGACCCTGGTGAGGGAGTTCACCTTCCTTGGCTTCTCTTCTCTGGCCGGGCTGCAGCAGCTGCTCTTCATTGCCTTTCTGCCTCTCTACCTGTTCACTCTGGGCACCAATGCCATCATCATTTCCACCATCATGCTGGACAGAGCCcttcacacccccatgtacttcttccttgctgtCCTCTCCTGCTCTGAGACCTGCTACACCTTCGTCATTGTACCCAAGATGCTGGTGGACCTGCTGGCCCAGAAGAAGACCATCTCCTTCCTGGGCTGTGCCATCCAGATGTtcaccttcctcttccttggCTGCTCTCACTCCTTCCTGCTGGCGGCCATGGGTTATGACCGCTACGTGGCCATCTGTAACCCTCTGCGCTACACGGAGCTCATGGGACACCGGGTGTGTGTGGGACTAGTGGCTGCTGCCTGTGCCTGTGGCTTTACTATTGCACAGATTATCACCTCCCTGGTATTTCACCTGCCTTTCCGCTCTTCCAACCAGCTCCATCACTTCTTCTGTGACATCTCCCCTGTCCTCAAAGTGGCATCTCACCATACCCACTTGAGTCAGATTGTCATCATCGTGCTCTGTGCATTGGTCCTGGTTATCCCCCTGTTACTGATTTTGGTATCCTATATTCACATCATCTCTGCCATAGTCCAGTTTCCTTCCACATTAGGCAGGTACAAAGCTTTCTCCACCTGTGCTTCCCACCTCATTGTTGTCACCATCCATTATGGTTGTGCCTCCTTCATCTACTTAAGGCTCAAGTCCACCTCCTCCTCAAGCCAAGATGCCCTCATATCTGTGTCCTACACTGTCCTCACTCCACTGTTCAACCCACTGATTTACAGCctcaagaaataa